The following are encoded together in the Thunnus thynnus chromosome 15, fThuThy2.1, whole genome shotgun sequence genome:
- the pygo2 gene encoding pygopus homolog 2 isoform X2 codes for MKSPEKKKARKSTTQAAGFSHLTEFAPPPTPMVDHLVASNPFDDDFGPPSRPSGAGGPGGAPFLPSPGAGGGGGYGGGGRMSVGMGFMGGPAGPGGGQPGRRPPFGPPANAGPHHQLGFGGMPGFGGGGGSGSGGGGGGGGGFPPGGPSQFNIPPNFSPPMHPGPGFNPMLSPGAMGGPGGGGPPHPRFGMPPQQQHGQGGHPFNSPPLPGGGGPRGPPHGPMPPMGGMGPGPGMNMMSGMGGGPGGNMVGGLPGMPPQGQFPPSQDGSYPGPSPPGPGNEDGKNFGGGGPPPGPQQQQQQQQQQQLNLNPNGPPPNNTTPGPPPNSGPPQPGGGFPGHPDVQQPNANTSGQPPSAPPQHNPNSSPTGPLNGSGQPQHPPPNQLQPPSNTNTPNSNNSTQQQQQSTPPNSAPGSTPHSQQNNTPGAGGPMSNAASNSGQNSMTNNNGGNTPGSNPNPPSNSTSTPNTQSPLPPGPAAPSTGPGSGPGKPGGPGMVFPCGLCMAEVHDDQDAILCEASCQRWFHRDCTGLTEPAYGLLTRESAAVWACDFCIKTKDIQAVFVRQGLGQLVAANES; via the exons ATGAAGAGCCCGGAGAAGAAGAAGGCGAGGAAATCTACGACACAG GCGGCAGGGTTCTCTCACCTCACTGAGTTTGCACCTCCTCCGACCCCCATGGTGGACCACCTGGTCGCCTCCAACCCCTTCGACGATGACTTTGGGCCCCCGTCTCGACCTAGTGGGGCAGGTGGACCAGGTGGAGCTCCATTTCTTCCAAGTCCAGGTGCAGGCGGAGGAGGTGGGTATGGAGGAGGTGGAAGAATGAGCGTAGGCATGGGCTTCATGGGAGGCCCGGCAGGACCAGGCGGCGGCCAGCCTGGGCGGAGGCCACCATTCGGCCCTCCAGCTAACGCTGGACCTCACCACCAGCTAGGCTTTGGAGGAATGCCTGGCTTTGGGGGGGGCGGTGGGAGCGGcagtgggggaggaggaggaggaggtggtggattCCCCCCTGGTGGCCCTTCTCAGTTCAATATACCACCAAACTTCAGTCCACCCATGCACCCCGGGCCAGGATTCAACCCCATGTTGTCTCCAGGAGCTATGGGAGGTCCCGGAGGAGGTGGGCCACCCCACCCTCGATTTGGTATgcctccacagcagcagcacggACAGGGCGGGCACCCATTCAACAGCCCCCCATTACCTGGTGGTGGAGGCCCCAGAGGGCCCCCACATGGGCCCATGCCTCCCATGGGTGGCATGGGGCCTGGTCCAGGGATGAACATGATGAGTGGCATGGGTGGTGGCCCCGGAGGCAACATGGTGGGAGGCTTACCAGGTATGCCCCCTCAAGGACAATTCCCTCCCTCACAGGATGGCTCCTATCCTGGCCCTAGTCCACCAGGACCAGGCAACGAGGATGGAAAGAACTTCGGGGGCGGAGGGCCACCGCCTGggcctcagcagcagcaacagcagcagcagcagcaacagcttaACCTAAATCCCAATGGCCCCCCTCCTAATAATACCACTCCTGGCCCTCCTCCTAACTCTGGCCCACCACAGCCTGGGGGAGGCTTCCCTGGCCACCCTGACGTCCAGCAGCCCAATGCCAACACATCCGGTCAGCCTCCCTCAGCACCACCACAGCATAACCCCAACTCCTCTCCAACTGGTCCCCTGAATGGATCGGGCCAGCCCCAGCATCCACCACCCAATCAGCTCCAACCCCCCAGCAATACAAACACCCCCAATTCTAACAACTCtacgcagcagcagcaacaatcCACTCCACCTAACTCTGCCCCTGGCTCCACCCCTCACAGCCAGCAGAACAACACTCCTGGTGCTGGTGGTCCCATGTCAAATGCTGCTTCTAATTCAGGTCAGAACAGCATGACCAACAACAACGGAGGCAACACTCCTGGCAGCAACCCCAATCCCCCCTCTAACTCCACCTCGACCCCGAACACCCAGTCTCCCCTGCCCCCTGGCCCTGCCGCCCCTTCGACCGGGCCAGGTTCTGGCCCCGGAAAACCCGGGGGCCCGGGGATGGTATTTCCTTGCGGTCTCTGTATGGCAGAGGTGCATGACGACCAGGACGCCATCCTGTGCGAGGCATCGTGCCAACGCTGGTTCCACCGTGACTGCACAGGTCTGACAGAGCCAGCGTACGGGCTGCTGACTCGAGAGAGCGCCGCTGTTTGGGCCTGTGACTTCTGCATCAAGACaaaggacatccaggctgtgttTGTGCGCCAGGGATTAGGCCAGCTGGTGGCAGCTAATGAGAGTTGA
- the LOC137198763 gene encoding SH2 domain-containing adapter protein E-like: protein MAKWFKEFPINLKNGTDRIRSVSESGSQPRASKAGLVASIGTKSAGSKTGHRKNSSTDSTGGGGGGGGGGGGGVGSLLSGRNRKNSAIDLSRNGVGSPKDGKVWDSLLSGKSRKNSKAEPVFEEQQRPLKNSASANAYISRLIRVDKQDKSPNFNSGTITNQVVPEAEKPAQCKSETVIILEDYADPFDAQKTREQREAERVGENDGYMEPYDAQQMITEIRRRGSKDLLKVCLLMEGSEGTVAVEESQPATLQIYDVPYEGSGDGEKTAITRPELDPRPSTEYELPWEWKKEHIVKTLSAQFDSPERSVKDETPHLTLTRQPQHLPAQPPQHQHLRQKSWTQKILKSSTHTLSPSSSNPGSSPETEACCVDPTLPLDKQSWYHGCVTRQEAEFQLQSCKEASFLVRNSESDNSKYSIALKTSQGCVHIIVAQTKENGYTLDQSSCVFPSIPEVVHHYCTQRLPFNGAEHMTLLHPVSRIH, encoded by the exons ATGGCAAAGTGGTTCAAGGAGTTCCCCATCAATCTGAAGAATGGTACCGACAGGATCCGCTCAGTCTCCGAATCAGGCTCACAACCAAGAGCCAGTAAAGCCGGGCTGGTGGCCAGCATTGGTACCAAATCTGCAGGCTCTAAAACGGGTCATCGCAAAAACTCCTCTACTGACAGTacaggcggaggaggaggaggaggaggaggtggtggtggtggagttgGATCTCTCCTGTCCGGGAGAAACCGCAAGAACTCAGCCATAGACTTGAGTAGAAACGGTGTTGGttcccctaaagatggaaaagtTTGGGACAGCCTCCTGTCTGGGAAGAGTCGCAAGAACTCCAAAGCGGAGCCAGTGTTTGAGGAGCAGCAAAGACCTCTGAAAAACTCCGCATCCGCCAACGCGTACATCAGCCGGCTGATCCGAGTGGACAAACAGGATAAAAGCCCCAACTTCAACAGCGGTACCATCACTAATCAAGTGGTACCGGAAGCAGAGAAACCAGCTCAGTGCAAATCAGAAACA GTGATCATCCTCGAGGATTATGCAGATCCCTTTGATGCTCAGAAGACCAGAGAgcaaagagaggcagagagagtcGGGGAGAATGATGGTTACATGGAGCCTTACGATGCCCAGCAGATGATTACCG AGATCAGACGTCGGGGATCCAAAGACCTGCTGAAGGTGTGTTTGTTGATGGAGGGGAGTGAGGGAACCGTGGCGGTGGAGGAAAGTCAGCCTGCGACATTACAGATCTACGATGTCCCGTATGAGGGAAGCGGTGACGGTGAGAAGACGGCAATCACAAGGCCAGAGCTGGATCCTCGTCCCTCCACTGAGTACGAGCTGCCCTGGGAGTGGAAAAAGGAACATATTGTCAAAACTCTGTCAG CACAGTTTGACAGCCCTGAACGGTCAGTCAAAGACGAGACACCTCACCTCACGCTCACTAGGCAGCCGCAACATCTGCCAGCACAGCCACCGCAGCATCAGCACCTGAGGCAGAAAAGTTGGACCCAGAAGATCCTGAAATCCTCCACTCACACCCTGTCCCCTTCCTCCTCCAACCCCGGAAGCAGCCCTGAAACTGAGGCCTGCTGTGTTGACCCCACCCTGCCCCTGGACAAACAGAG CTGGTACCACGGCTGTGTGACTCGACAGGAGGCGGAGTTCCAGCTGCAGTCCTGCAAAGAGGCTAGCTTCCTGGTCAGGAACAGCGAGTCGGACAACAGCAAGTACTCCATCGCCCTCAA AACAAGCCAAGGCTGCGTTCATATCATTGTTGCCCAGACCAAAGAAAACGGCTACACCCTGGACCAGAGCAGCTGCGTGTTCCCCAGCATCCCAGAGGTGGTGCACCACTACTGCACTCAGCGCCTGCCTTTCAATGGCGCCGAGCACATGACCCTGCTGCACCCAGTGTCTCGCATCCATTAA
- the pygo2 gene encoding pygopus homolog 2 isoform X1: MAAESGRLLAGQGKRSKASQMKSPEKKKARKSTTQAAGFSHLTEFAPPPTPMVDHLVASNPFDDDFGPPSRPSGAGGPGGAPFLPSPGAGGGGGYGGGGRMSVGMGFMGGPAGPGGGQPGRRPPFGPPANAGPHHQLGFGGMPGFGGGGGSGSGGGGGGGGGFPPGGPSQFNIPPNFSPPMHPGPGFNPMLSPGAMGGPGGGGPPHPRFGMPPQQQHGQGGHPFNSPPLPGGGGPRGPPHGPMPPMGGMGPGPGMNMMSGMGGGPGGNMVGGLPGMPPQGQFPPSQDGSYPGPSPPGPGNEDGKNFGGGGPPPGPQQQQQQQQQQQLNLNPNGPPPNNTTPGPPPNSGPPQPGGGFPGHPDVQQPNANTSGQPPSAPPQHNPNSSPTGPLNGSGQPQHPPPNQLQPPSNTNTPNSNNSTQQQQQSTPPNSAPGSTPHSQQNNTPGAGGPMSNAASNSGQNSMTNNNGGNTPGSNPNPPSNSTSTPNTQSPLPPGPAAPSTGPGSGPGKPGGPGMVFPCGLCMAEVHDDQDAILCEASCQRWFHRDCTGLTEPAYGLLTRESAAVWACDFCIKTKDIQAVFVRQGLGQLVAANES; encoded by the exons ATGGCTGCCGAATCGGGGAGACTACTGGCGGGACAAGGAAAACGAAGCAAAG CTTCACAGATGAAGAGCCCGGAGAAGAAGAAGGCGAGGAAATCTACGACACAG GCGGCAGGGTTCTCTCACCTCACTGAGTTTGCACCTCCTCCGACCCCCATGGTGGACCACCTGGTCGCCTCCAACCCCTTCGACGATGACTTTGGGCCCCCGTCTCGACCTAGTGGGGCAGGTGGACCAGGTGGAGCTCCATTTCTTCCAAGTCCAGGTGCAGGCGGAGGAGGTGGGTATGGAGGAGGTGGAAGAATGAGCGTAGGCATGGGCTTCATGGGAGGCCCGGCAGGACCAGGCGGCGGCCAGCCTGGGCGGAGGCCACCATTCGGCCCTCCAGCTAACGCTGGACCTCACCACCAGCTAGGCTTTGGAGGAATGCCTGGCTTTGGGGGGGGCGGTGGGAGCGGcagtgggggaggaggaggaggaggtggtggattCCCCCCTGGTGGCCCTTCTCAGTTCAATATACCACCAAACTTCAGTCCACCCATGCACCCCGGGCCAGGATTCAACCCCATGTTGTCTCCAGGAGCTATGGGAGGTCCCGGAGGAGGTGGGCCACCCCACCCTCGATTTGGTATgcctccacagcagcagcacggACAGGGCGGGCACCCATTCAACAGCCCCCCATTACCTGGTGGTGGAGGCCCCAGAGGGCCCCCACATGGGCCCATGCCTCCCATGGGTGGCATGGGGCCTGGTCCAGGGATGAACATGATGAGTGGCATGGGTGGTGGCCCCGGAGGCAACATGGTGGGAGGCTTACCAGGTATGCCCCCTCAAGGACAATTCCCTCCCTCACAGGATGGCTCCTATCCTGGCCCTAGTCCACCAGGACCAGGCAACGAGGATGGAAAGAACTTCGGGGGCGGAGGGCCACCGCCTGggcctcagcagcagcaacagcagcagcagcagcaacagcttaACCTAAATCCCAATGGCCCCCCTCCTAATAATACCACTCCTGGCCCTCCTCCTAACTCTGGCCCACCACAGCCTGGGGGAGGCTTCCCTGGCCACCCTGACGTCCAGCAGCCCAATGCCAACACATCCGGTCAGCCTCCCTCAGCACCACCACAGCATAACCCCAACTCCTCTCCAACTGGTCCCCTGAATGGATCGGGCCAGCCCCAGCATCCACCACCCAATCAGCTCCAACCCCCCAGCAATACAAACACCCCCAATTCTAACAACTCtacgcagcagcagcaacaatcCACTCCACCTAACTCTGCCCCTGGCTCCACCCCTCACAGCCAGCAGAACAACACTCCTGGTGCTGGTGGTCCCATGTCAAATGCTGCTTCTAATTCAGGTCAGAACAGCATGACCAACAACAACGGAGGCAACACTCCTGGCAGCAACCCCAATCCCCCCTCTAACTCCACCTCGACCCCGAACACCCAGTCTCCCCTGCCCCCTGGCCCTGCCGCCCCTTCGACCGGGCCAGGTTCTGGCCCCGGAAAACCCGGGGGCCCGGGGATGGTATTTCCTTGCGGTCTCTGTATGGCAGAGGTGCATGACGACCAGGACGCCATCCTGTGCGAGGCATCGTGCCAACGCTGGTTCCACCGTGACTGCACAGGTCTGACAGAGCCAGCGTACGGGCTGCTGACTCGAGAGAGCGCCGCTGTTTGGGCCTGTGACTTCTGCATCAAGACaaaggacatccaggctgtgttTGTGCGCCAGGGATTAGGCCAGCTGGTGGCAGCTAATGAGAGTTGA